The DNA sequence CATCCGGAAAACTAATGCTGCGAAGATCAGGGCAACTGCCGCGAAACCGGCGCCACGCAAGGCTGTGATGTCGACAGCCGATCCTACCAAAACAAACAGGAAGATTTCCGCCGCGGACCAGATTTTGGAGAATTTGTTATTCAGACGTTTGGCCAATTCCGGGCGTCTTTTCAATAAAGTGGCTCCGACAGCCATGACGCCGAGCAACCCAGAGAAGGGAATGAATTTTGCCAAGGAATCCTCAGCCGTCACCAACAGGAAACTGGCGCTCAGCACCAGCATGACTTTCATCGTGTCGCGGATGTGGAACGTCCTGAAGAGAAAAACGAGACCCAAGCCGATCAGCAGACCGCCAAGCATACCCAAGGCAATCGAAACTGGAACGGAAAGAAGCGTGATTGCCTGGAACCCGCTGCCGGTGTACATGCCCATGAACGAGGTGAACAGGACGATGACATAGACATCATCTACGGATGCGCCAGCCAATATCATCTGCGGAATCCCTTTGGCCTTGCCGTAGCCGCTCTCGATCAGCATGATCATGCGCGGAACAACGACAGCAGGCGAAACGGCCCCAAGGACGGCTCCGAGGATAGCAGCCTCCAATAAAGTGATGCCCAACAATTTCGGCGCCAACAGGATGACCGCCAGAATCTCGAAGGTCGCCGGCAAAAAGGTCATCAGGACAGCAGGACGGCCGATCTTTTTGAGATCGCCCAAATCCACCGTCAGACCGGCGCGCACGAGAATGACGATCAAGGCGATTTTTCGGATATCCGCGGAAATGGCCAGCAATTCCGGCGCCATCAGATCCATTGCGTAAGGCCCCAACAGAATACCGGTCAAAATCAAGCCCAACAAGCCTGGCAGTTGGAGCCGGGTGAAGAGCGAACTGAGAAGAAAACCGAGGATGAGAATAAGCGCGATACTGTATATCAAAAGCTGCACCTCCAAATTTTTCCACTAAAAAAAAGCAGACGACAAACTGCGCCTATTGCGCAGAAGTCATCAGCTTGTATAAGCGGTTTAAGCGATTTGCTAGGGGAGACATTCATTCCCTTGTTATAGATAGAATGATAGCATGTTTTCACGAGGCAGACAAGGGGAATCAGAAATCGCTTCCTTATTTTGGCGCTATTGCCACAGCGAATTACTCCGAGAAGGTGGACCTTGTCAAAATTGCGATAATTCTCTAAAAATGATAGGATGAAAGTAATCAAATTGCACGATTCAAGGCCGGGAACCAGTGACTGTGGGCTTGTGGAATTTCCCGTCCGGCCCTTCCGATAAGTTTTTCCATCAGAAAAATATGAGGTGACGTGTGTGAACGAAGTGAACAGAGAGAAGATTGTGAGCGAACTGAAAAGCATTCCTGCATTGAAAGGCATCGTGGCGTACGGTGGTGGAGACAATATCACGGAATCAGCCATCTTGCTGTATCATGTCGCCGGAGGCTTGTCCAACCAAGAGCTGGAACATGTGATCCACCGATTGGATGATATCGAGGTGCCCATACATTACAAACTAAGAGAAATCGATTCTGTTGTGCATGCCATTTCTGATTGCCTTGACGGTAAGATTACGATCAAGTACGAGAGCGGCCACCCTTTCGGCGTTGTGAACAGCAGCTACGCGGCTGAAATCCATTATGGCCGAATTCTCTGGGAAGCACCGGACCAGCTGGTTACGGCATTGAAGGGGAAGGTTTCAGCGCAGGGAGAGTATCCGGAAAGGCTGCGCCAAGCGACGATTGCTTATTTCATGGAGGAGGCGACACTGGCGCTCGAAAATGGCCATAGTGCAGCTATGCAGGGGGGCATCCATTACGCCAGCGGTAGCTTCTTCCAAGCTGCCTGTTCCTGGGTTCAGGTCATCCATGCATTGAACCGGCAGTTCCTCTTGAGCGAAAAGGGCGGCGTGAAGCGCGCGAACCAGTTGCCGATCAGCCCGAAACAATTCCGCGTGCGCGTGAACCAAGTTTACCGCTATTTCGCCGCGAACAATCCGACGCTGGCCTATTGCGAAATCGACATGCTTGAGCAGGAGATGGCTGTGTTGGTAAGAACTTATGCGGAAGCGTAGATTCGAAAAAATGTTTGCTTGAAATCAGACGAACGCATCATCAGAGTGAGTAACCGAACAGTCGTCTTGAACGGCTGTTTTTTTTGTAATCAGTCCTTGATTTTTGTGAAATCGCTTTCTGAGTGCTAGGCTTAAGGAGAATGAACCAGATCCATTCAAAAAGGGGATAACCAACATGGAAATTTCAAGAATGACCGTAAAGGGTAAAGGATTCGCCAGCGCGCCACCTGACACAATCGCCATTTCACTGCAGTTGGAGGACATCAAGGACACGTACGAATTGGCGATGCAGCATGCCGCTTTGGCGCTTGAGCAAGTCCGGGAAACGTTGTTGCCGCTCGGGTTCCCTAAGAAGGAAATACGTTCCACACATTTCTCGATCGATAGCGCGTATGAACACAGAAATGATTTCCGCGGCGAAAACAAGCGCTATTTCCTCGGCTACCGCTACCGGAACGACTTGAAAATCACCTTCGGAAATGACAGCAAGCGGCTTGGAGAAATTCTATTGGCTCTTTCGCTCTGCGAAGCGGATCCGGAATTTTCGGTCTATTTTTTCCTGAAGGATCGGCATGCGGTCGAGCACGCCTTGCTGGAGGATGCCGTGCGTGATGCCAAGGATAAGGCGCAGATATTGGCTGCTGCGGGCGGTGTCATGATCGGAAAAATCCTGTCGATCGATTACGATTGGGGCGAAATTGAAGTGCGCTCCCGCGTCTATGCGGCTTCATCGAAGATGGCCTACGACAGCGCCCCGATGATCGATCTGGAGCCTGAAGACATCAGCAACAGCGATACCGTGACTGTCGTGTGGGAAATCCTGAATCCACAAAAGGCCTAAAGGCATGTGTTTCGAAATCGAGTAGATATACTTGGCAAACCGAAGACTATCATAATATTTCCGCAATCAGCCAAAAAAATTCTGCAACATAACAGTACAGAAAAACGCCTTGATGGTTTATCCTATACAAAGCAAAGCGGGTTTCTTACAAAAATTCATAAAAACTTCGCATTTGATAAGTATACTGAAACCCGCTAGAAACATCATTAAAGGAGTAATTCCATGAAACTGAAAGAAATGCTGTCTGATTATCAGCTGGGAGAGCAGCCGAATTGGGATGGAGAACAAATAATCACCGGCATTACCGATAGTTCCAGGGACATCATGGAAGGAATGATATTTGTCGCCATCGCTGGCTTTGAACAGGATGGGCATGATTATATCCCGCTTGCAATCGCAAAAGGTGCCGCTTTGATAGTCGGCGAACACGATTGCCCAGAGGCATTACCGATTCCTTATCTAACAGTCGCCAAGTGCTAGGACAATTGGCGGATAAATTTTATGATCATCCTTCGGGCAGGAAACGCGTCATCGGCATAACCGGCACAAACGGGAAGACGACGACCGCTTTTTTCCTCAAGCATCTGTTGGAGCAGCAAGGTTATGGCGTTTCCATGATCGGTACCATCTACAATGAAATCAATGGGATCCAATACCCGACGCCCAACACGACACCGAATGCCGAAAAAGTACATGAGTTGATTGCGGCATCAAAGGATGACTTCATCGTTATCGAAGTCTCTTCGCACGGGCTGGTACAATACCGTCTGGAGGGCGTCGTTTTTGACTACGCCCTGTTCATGAACCTGCAGCACGACCATTTGGATTACCACAAAACGATGGAGGCTTATTTCGAAGCCAAAGCAACGTTGTTCGACAAGCTGAAGCCGGATGGGAAAGCGGTCGTCAATACCGATGACGCTTGGGGCTTGAAACTGGCGCAGCGCTTGGTCACCAAGGGGACTGCGGTCATCACCGTGGGCCATCTGGAGGATGCCGTTATGTCCATCAAAAAAATGACGAACCAAGCGATCACATTGGACATTTCGGGTATGGTGGTGACGCTGGATCCGCATATGCCCGGTGAACACAATCTTT is a window from the Trichococcus shcherbakoviae genome containing:
- a CDS encoding UDP-N-acetylmuramoyl-L-alanyl-D-glutamate--2,6-diaminopimelate ligase, with amino-acid sequence MADKFYDHPSGRKRVIGITGTNGKTTTAFFLKHLLEQQGYGVSMIGTIYNEINGIQYPTPNTTPNAEKVHELIAASKDDFIVIEVSSHGLVQYRLEGVVFDYALFMNLQHDHLDYHKTMEAYFEAKATLFDKLKPDGKAVVNTDDAWGLKLAQRLVTKGTAVITVGHLEDAVMSIKKMTNQAITLDISGMVVTLDPHMPGEHNLYDIAMAGAVIQDLGYPLADVTEQMRSFAGVPGRYEIVHLRNGVHCIIDYAHTPEAVSSILTSMHKDGAERITHIFGFRGNRDATKRDEMISASTGQSGHVILTTDELNSIPEETMRQEYAEYQQKYTGIHKIDVMMDRTLAIQRAVNEAREGDWILVTGKGHEKYKTAYALPAASDKETALYLKNT
- a CDS encoding Mur ligase domain-containing protein, which translates into the protein MKLKEMLSDYQLGEQPNWDGEQIITGITDSSRDIMEGMIFVAIAGFEQDGHDYIPLAIAKGAALIVGEHDCPEALPIPYLTVAKC
- a CDS encoding SIMPL domain-containing protein — protein: MEISRMTVKGKGFASAPPDTIAISLQLEDIKDTYELAMQHAALALEQVRETLLPLGFPKKEIRSTHFSIDSAYEHRNDFRGENKRYFLGYRYRNDLKITFGNDSKRLGEILLALSLCEADPEFSVYFFLKDRHAVEHALLEDAVRDAKDKAQILAAAGGVMIGKILSIDYDWGEIEVRSRVYAASSKMAYDSAPMIDLEPEDISNSDTVTVVWEILNPQKA
- a CDS encoding cation:proton antiporter; its protein translation is MQLLIYSIALILILGFLLSSLFTRLQLPGLLGLILTGILLGPYAMDLMAPELLAISADIRKIALIVILVRAGLTVDLGDLKKIGRPAVLMTFLPATFEILAVILLAPKLLGITLLEAAILGAVLGAVSPAVVVPRMIMLIESGYGKAKGIPQMILAGASVDDVYVIVLFTSFMGMYTGSGFQAITLLSVPVSIALGMLGGLLIGLGLVFLFRTFHIRDTMKVMLVLSASFLLVTAEDSLAKFIPFSGLLGVMAVGATLLKRRPELAKRLNNKFSKIWSAAEIFLFVLVGSAVDITALRGAGFAAVALIFAALVFRMVAVFLAVSGTKLNAKERIFSAMAYTPKATVQAAIGSIPLAAGVEAGSIILSVAVLAIILTAPIGATFIDRTYKTFLTK